DNA from Triticum aestivum cultivar Chinese Spring chromosome 7D, IWGSC CS RefSeq v2.1, whole genome shotgun sequence:
caatgcggtgccacactatgcctatctcaaactcaagatgcccagaTCACGCGGTGTCATTAAACACATTCAGCTGCGCAGAAGGGGCGATCGTTGGTGATAGACACGTCAATTTTACTGTGCCTAGAGAAAAAACGCGagagaaaagaaaggaagaaaagggaTCGGGGTTTGTGCCGCTGACCTCCCCACGCACGCGACCTGCTCTCTCTATCATTCCCTCTCCCACACGCCTCCTCAAGCGACCCCACCTCGCGCTCCCGATGCTGCGCCGACACCTCCTCCCCTTCTCTCACGGCCTCCACAAGCATCCGCAAATCCTCCCTCTCCCATAATCTCCTGTTTTTGCCTCTCAATCACGAATCAGGATCCATGGAGGTTTCCGACAAGTGCTACTCGATCTGCTATACGGCAGCGGCCGGGACCGCCGGCCGTGGGTCTGCGTCTCGCTGCTCATCCTCCGGGAGGCTACACGCGGAGGGAACTCGCTGTTGGCGAGGTTCCATGGAGTGCCAAGCGGGTGCTTTTCGCCAGCGGGGACGAGCATGACCTTCTATTCCCCGGCTCTTCACCCCCAAGGGCACCGACCCCAGGAAGATCCCTAGGTCGCCCTACAGCATGATGATGGGGATCGAAGCGTCGGTGCTCCAATCCGGTGGAGGGGTGGCGGCGGAGGTGCAGGCCCAAAACACTACCCAGAAGGAGGCGCCCCGGATGAGCAACACACTCGTGTTCCTCCCGCTCATGGAGGACGCGCTCTCGGTCGCCGGCGGTTTCGTTCTGTCTATGGCGATGGGTTGCCTCTTCTTCTCCATTCGTGTGGTCAGGTTTGTTCTTCTTCCATCATGTTCCTTCTTTTGTCTCGTCACAAGCACATGCCACGGAGGCTAAACTCTTTTGGCAACCGATTGAAAAAACAGCTGGAAGAGAGCTTCATTAGATCTGTCTACTCCTGTATTTTCAGTTACCTGTGTGACTGGAAAAGTACACTATATGTTACTATGCTATATTTCTTAAGTTATGTATAGAACCTCTACCTATATACTTGGATCACCGGATTGTTCAATTCTTTTTATGCAACAAAACTACAGAATTAGTACTTATCATTGCAGTGTCGTGTTCTGTGTATACCAATATCTCTACCACTATAATACACCAGTCTTGAATTTGGATTCACCACCCCACTTGTTTTTTAGTCCGCTTGGGTACTGATCACCTGAACTAATGAACTAATAGCCAAGATACAGTGCAGAGAGTAAACTTGCCGGGTGATACATGAGAGCATTTATATAATGGTTGGTTCTATCAAGTTTTTTACCGATTTATACTGAATTAAACATGTTGATATGGCGATAGGGTCTCCAGTGTACATGATTATCGATTAAATTTGTATATAAACTTCTTCCAGTTTGTTCAATTGTAAGCCTAGTGATGTAACAATGAACGCTAATTGTATTGTTCTGCTCTTGGTTAGT
Protein-coding regions in this window:
- the LOC123164871 gene encoding uncharacterized protein isoform X2; translated protein: MMMGIEASVLQSGGGVAAEVQAQNTTQKEAPRMSNTLVFLPLMEDALSVAGGFVLSMAMGCLFFSIRVVRSLDGHSIQDTNYLELLSTKKGLRGLVTGVQTIKLFQFPCLQYCIHRFQRGIDG
- the LOC123164871 gene encoding uncharacterized protein isoform X1; translation: MMMGIEASVLQSGGGVAAEVQAQNTTQKEAPRMSNTLVFLPLMEDALSVAGGFVLSMAMGCLFFSIRVVRSLDGHSIQDTNYLELLSTKKGLRGLVTGVQTIKLFQFPCLQYCIHRFQRGIGTIAKGVFVWIKVIELR